The Coffea arabica cultivar ET-39 chromosome 6e, Coffea Arabica ET-39 HiFi, whole genome shotgun sequence genome contains the following window.
ggaggagtaaaaccttggtgaaggtgaacctatcacttgaagtggtaaaaccttggtgaaggttgcctcatttgtataaaatagttcttaattgggtgagtgatctttcaagtgtaggctgttgagggttaactagaattgttgtaaaactccttggctcaaccaaagtgtgtttggggtgaggaaggagtgagccttcacttgtacatcttggttagcatcgccatctattgaagaggctattggattgatatttggtttgcatttcttatcttttctctttaattaagttttctttattgtgcttaaatttgatatatctttgtgcatcattgtgaaattgtttgtactcattgggttgcactagtctattgatagaccacctattgaaatttctttgtatgttggcattttttaagggggagttttatttgaacttatttgatcaaagaaatcttcattttgtttgtcatcatcaaaaagggggagattgttgaccttggtcgatcaatccttggttttgatgattaacaaactaaaatgtagatttgggctaatgtttttatgtgagcaatttgttagaacagattcttgtggcacaaaagaagaagcaaaaacagggcactcatgtgggacgtccgaaaggaagctatcggacgtccgaaaggatgaagaacatcaagaaggaaactctgtcggacgctcgtgaggaagcatcggacgtccgagaaatttcgcaaagatttgatgactttCTGACGACATTCGGAcgcatggttcggacgtccgacaggtggtttggacgcagggttcggacgttcgacaggtggttcggacgtccgacaggccaacggctagttttgacagcatttaatatttgaccgttggagagccttttggagccatttctcaccttctataaacaccccaaagcacaagaagacacaagacttttgccaacacaaaatacaagcttacaagtgagatttttgagtagaaagattctttgttggttgtataaggggttggggaagttgggttgtgaggttgctcaagtgaaggttattctctaggaggagtaaaaccttggtgaaggtgaacctatcacttgaagtggtaaaaccttggtgaaggttgcctcatttgtataaaatagttcttaattgggtgagtgatctttcaagtgtaggctgttgagggttaactagaattgttgtaaaactccttggctcaaccaaagtgtgtttggggtgaggaaggagtgagccttcacttgtacatcttggttagcatcgccatctattgaagaggctattggattgatatttggtttgcatttcttatcttttctctttaattaagttttctttattgtgcttaaatttgatatatctttgtgcatcattgtgaaattgtttgtactcattgggttgcactaGGCCTTACAGGTTAGTTTAGTAAGAATCACCACCAAAAACTCAAGTCTTGTTAGTTATGTAGTGGCAAAACCACAAGGCAAATATATGGTGGATTTAGTGCAATATCGCTGTTACAATATGTAAACTAGAAGTAAGATATTTTATGAACAACAATGTCATAATAAGCAGTCCATGCATAAAAGAAACCATCTCAACAGCGTTGCAGATGGTTAGCATTGTACAATTTGCACATGTACAATCTAAATATCAtagttgtgacagccccaccttcccctaaggcgtaccaaaggggttagcggactgcctgcccagctctcgccaggactactagcgCGATGATGTACAGTCTAAATCATTCCGGAAGGTATTAGCGCGCTCAAACGAAACAAAAGcatgaaatgaaaatgaaatatcGGAGCCACACATGAACAGTGCCAATCACATTTTAcagttgcctgtaaaatttcagcccaatccgagctcggtagcctgtgaaaagacgaaaatacccagACTGCCCTAGGTAGGAGTTCGGCGGTCAGGGTTGGCAGTTCACCCAAACTGATCGCGACCATTCACCCTGATGTGTACTGAGTTTGATTTtgtccaaaacacaaaagttgtagtgctgtgtcttagctttctaacggCCTTGGAAACACCTTAATTGAaattcggtagcctgagttatggtcatTTAACTAGAATAcggttagctaacctgtttgtgcgattctagtttggtacattgaaattttgacctagttacactacaaactggactgagtggccttcttcaacattgtatccctttctcttagctttgaaatggtgtaaatttcacctcaatccgacaagtgtagcttcagttgtgttagttccgctaagtaacagcaaatctgccttttattttccaacctaaacttcatttccgcacatgtcctagtttgattttgcacttatacgttctattTGATTTACTCTAGTAGTATGTGtatttggtttatgactcgtattcgagtctcattgtgtttacttgaatgttttagggcgtgccggtgacccAAGGCACTCATTGGACGGAAATTTGTGAAATTCcttttgtttgattggtgagtgtattaCTCACATACTTGTTACTTCATGGCTTCgttatacttgaaatctatggCTTGAATGCTTGTATGTATTGATGAGCTTGGTTGAgttaagggtgtactttatcactcttacACTCAAGGGCTTATGTGACTGGCTTATGTGACTGTTACTGTATCAATTGAATGTCTTTGAATATacctgaattggtgtcgtttggacatgTATCCAACGACTCTTACTGTTtactctgagctcaaccccattggcgGTCGATTGACTTGAGCCAGCAAGGGCATGGTCGAGAAGATTGATAAGCCGTGGGGACTGTTTCTATGGAAtcattgggtatgagacccttgattccggtatactcgagtattaccattgtaAACTGAATGGAGTTCGGctcggtaggggtatgtgagatGGATGGAAATTGGAGAAAGTGGGGTccacggtattggttacttctttaagcgttgacggagggtcaacggagcgagatcaagtacggcaagtgaggaaaagggctcttaagagccgcccgtatccttttattgaatttaaatgTATTGTTAGTTCAGATTACTTGTTGAACGTTGGACTGAGCAACTTTGTACTTATGTGAACTTTACTGATCTGCATGAGTGTACCTCATTGGACGAAAGCTCACTccattgcctttgttttccttacagggatgtgAATACCTTTTGAAAACTGTGAATTTGaagccgagttgagctagtgtaatatacttttgtatagctcctcgatagttggaaaaatcctaaatgtattttgatctaattatcttcctTTTGAGTTGTAAGTTGGGAACCTTACATGTATAAATGTGATTGGCACTGTTCTTGTGTGGCTTCGATATTCCGTTTtcatttcatgattttgtttcgTTTGAGCGCGCTAATACCTTCCGGAACGATTTAGACTGTACATCATCACtctagtagtcctggcgagagttgggcaggcagtccgctaacccctttggtacgccttaggggaaggtggagctgtcacaggtggtatcagagcctaggttagaaatgacctAGGCAAGTTTGACTTTTGTTCCTTAGGACCTGTGTGAGGGAAGTGTTAAGATACCGTTAAGTGTGACTATGCTTACGTTGTCTAAGATATGAATCTTTTTGCTATCCTTGTAGGACATGGCTGGAGCAAGCGAAGAGGGTGGAGGTGAGCCTCCTCAGAGGCGGCCACGAGTCATTGATTACCAGGAGAGGTCGAGAGGCCCGATCCGGCTTTGGTATACCGCTAGTCGGGCTCGTCGTTGTGACCGTTGCCGAAACCACTCCTACGTCGATCATGTGGTCGTGGCGGTGTTAGGCGAAAGGAGGAGACTTAGGCATGCCGCCGCCAGGGATCACGCGGAGCTACTTAGGCTGAGGGGCATCACGAGGATGCAAGCCGACCGGATAGGGGAGCTCCGGGAGAACATAGCTATGGAACAGGAACGCACTAACGCTCTTAGAGAGCAGTTGCAGGGGGTTAACCATCGTCTTACCAACGTCGTCCGGGAGGTTAGAGACCGTTCCGGCAGCATTATTAATGAGTGTGAGGCGCTGATCCAAGATgtgattggcgccaatgcgCAGGTGGAGGCTCCTAGTGATGGAACCTCTGATGAGGGGAGCACCCCTAGTTCTAGCCACGGGGGAGAGTCGGCGGCCTCGGTAGGGAATTAGGCTAGACCGCTTTTGAACCACTTTTGATTCCATGGGAACTGTTCGGGGAAAGAACCCTTAGCTAGCCATTTTTGTATGTTTGGACTAGTTTTGTATATATAACTTTTGGTGACGCCGTTTTCTCATGGACTTCCttatttgtacttgattgaCTGTTAATATGTGACTTGTTTGACACTGATGTGTGATATGTGAATATGTTTTGAATGTGCACACCTTTTGGTTCCTTATCTAAATTTACCGTTTCCTTTAATGTTATATCTACGTTTTACCCTATATCTACGTTTTACCCTAGATCTACTAGATTttatggaaggcactcgtagtgaTCGAGGCCGCGGACGCGGGAGTAGGCAACCCACGTCTGAAAGGGGCGCTGGGAAAATTTCATCCGGACCagaccctgaacctagggttgaccttaacgttcaaatagctgccgccatgcagcaaatgactaatttaTTGACCCAAGTGGTGCAGCagcagggtcaaaaccctaatcctaaccctggaaaccctggcaaccacgtGGAGAGCGAGGACAGGGCTTtcgagagattccagaagtttgccccaccaaaGTTCCTTGGGGGGCCCGATCCAGATGTAGCCGAAAGGTGGCTAGAGAAAATGgtggatatttttgctgccctgcactacacTGAGGAAAGGCAGGTGACCTTCGCCGTCTTTCAGCttgaaggggcggcccgttcctggtggaacgtcattcggcagaagtgggaacgggaGCAAACGTCCCGGACCTGGGTGAACTTTATGCGAGAGTTCAACGCTAAATTCTTCTTTCCTCTAGTGCAGGaacggaaggaagatgaatttattcggctgCGTCAGGGAGCTCAGTCCGTAGcagagtacgagagccagttcacccgcctatccaaatttgtcCCCGAgctaatcatgaccgagcaacggatGATAAGGCGCTTTGTTCAGGGTCTGAATGTAGAAATAGAaaaggacctcgcggtggcccagattaacgcttttagcgaggccgtggaAAAAGCCCAGCAGATGGAAAGCGCTAGGCTACAAGTGAGAAACTTCCAGGCAAAGAAGCGAGGCTTTCCTAGGAGCAGTTCAGGGCAGGGGGATAAGAGTGCCCCTCCCAAGTACGGACGGGGAGCCGAAGATGGAAGGCAGACGGGCGCAGGTAGAGGGGCTCAGTCTAGGGGTGGCCCGGCTGGGAGAGGCCAGGGAGGAAGTTTCTAGAGAGGTTCGGGTTCGGCATCCCGTGGACCCTGTGGGTATTGCGGAAAGCCAAATCACTCGGAGGATAACTGCTAGAAGAAGGAGGGAAAgtgtctgcgttgcggaagcgcagaccatCAGCTTGCCACCTACCCAATCCTAAAACCAGATGGAAAGGGAAGTCAACAACCACCGAGGACCAACGCTGGACCAGCTAAGGGAGACGGGATGAAACCCAAGGTCGCGGCTCGAGTGTACTCGCTAGAGCCCCAACAGGTCCCAGACTCTtccgaggtcgtagaaggtacgatccctatattTCACCGATTTGCGAAGGTCTTAGTAGATCCCGTTGCCACCCATTCCTTCgttaaccctaattttataTGTGGCATGGATATAAAACTTGCTAGTTTACcttacgacctagaagttagtacgccTACGGGGGATCATCGTTTGATTACTAGCCTAGTTTATAAGGACTGCgaggtttgggtaggagagagaaaattgttagGGGAATTGATAAgcctgtccattaaggggtacgatgtgattttgggcatggactggttagtcaggtataatgcccaactagaTTGTAAGAAGAAAGTGGTAGAGTTCTGTATTCCtggtgaggcaaccttaaggttagatataaggggcaGGTTAGCCTCATCCGCCTTGATTTCGGGCATCCGGATTAGGAaactgctaagtagaggggcgcaagggttCTTAGCCTTTCTAATCAATATCCCCACCGATAAATTGAAGGTAGAGGATGTGCACATAGTAAAGGAATATCCTGacgtattccctgatgagttagtagctctgcctccggaaagagagatcgaattcaaaatcgacctgCTATCGGGAACGTCGCCCATCTCGAAAACCCCATATCGGATGGCCCCTGCGGAACTTAAGGAGCTGAAATTGCAgttacaagatcttttggagcgggggttcatccaagagagtgggtctccttgagGAGCCCCCGTACTGTTTGTGAAGAAGAAGGACGGGAGTCTGCGGATGTGTATAGACTATCGGGGGCTAAATAATGTGAtgattaaaaataagtatccactgccccatattgatgagttgttcgaccaattgcaaggagcagtggtcttctcgaaattagatcttcgacaggggtattaccagttgttgattaggaaagaggatattccgaaaactgctttcaattcgagatatgggcactacgaattcgcagttatgccctttgaactgaccaatgcccctgccgccttcatggatctaatgcatagggtttttaagccctacttGGATCGATTTGTCATTGTTTTCATTGATGACATCTTGGTCTACTCCAAGACTAGCGAGGAGCATGAACAGCATCTAAAAATTGTTCTgcaaaccctaaaagagcatgggttatacgccaagttcagtaagtgcgagttttgcctggagaaaatttttttcttaggGCACGTAATTTCCCAAGAGGGAATCTCAGTTGACCCAGCAAAGGTAGAGGCCGTGACggattggaagaggccagaaaatcccacggaGGTCCGTAGTTTCCTAGGATTGGCTGGGTACTATAGGCGTTTCATTAAAGACTTTTCCAGACTGGCCGGTCCATTAACCGATctgacgaagaagcatggtcGGTTTGTGTGGGATGCCAAATGCAAAAGGAGTTTTCAGGAGCTAAAGAAAAGATTAACTATGGCGCCAGTTCTAGTTTTGCCTAACGGAGTAGACGGGTTTACTTTCTATACCGACGCGTCGCGGGAAGGTCTGGGGTGTGtgctgatgcagaaccggaatgtgatatcttttacctctaggaaattgaaacctcacgagcagaactacccaaccCACGATCTCCAGTTAGCCGCGGTTGTTttcgctctgaaaaagtggagacactacctataCGGGGTGACCTTCGAGGTTTACTCAGACCACAAGAGCCTTAGGTACCTCTTTTCATAAAAGGAATTGATtatgaggcagcgacggtggttggaatttctggaggattatgactgcactatcaactaccatccggggaaGGCGAACGTGGTGGCTGATGCCTTAAGTCGCAAGGCTTAggtagcagggttaatgatcaaagagtgggatttgttagaatccgtttgcgagtggaaaccctgccttgggagtcataaggtggttTTTGGTAATATTAAGGTAATATCCACCCTACTGGAGCGAATTAAAGAAGCACAAAAGGAGGATTCGATGGTGCGAAAGTGGggagagaaggtggaaaaaggggAATCAACCGACTTCAACTTCAGTCCCGAGGGTATTCTAAAATACCGAAACCAAGTGGTGGTGCCTAAAGATGAAGCGGTAAGAACGGAGATCTTAGAGGAAGCTCATCAGTCCAGATACacgatccatccgggtagtagcaagatgtatcaagacctaaaaggaacatattggtgggataacatgaagaaggagattgctctgtacgtgcaaaatgtctcgtttgccaataGGTTAAGGCGGAGCAtaaaaaaccatcgggtttgttacaaccccttgagatacccgaatggaaatgggaaaacatcacaatggatttcgtttcaggtttgccacgaacgcaacgaggacacgatgccgtttgggtgatcgtcgatcgattaaccaaatcggcccatttcttaccgGTAAACGTGAAATACTCCATGGAGAAATTGGCTCaggtgtacatggacgagatcgtaaggctacatggcgttcctgtgagcatcgtttcaGACAGAGATCCCCGCTTCGTAGCTaaattttggcagaaattccaagagACTCTGGGGACCAAACTCAACTTAAGcaccacctatcaccctcagacggatggacaatcagag
Protein-coding sequences here:
- the LOC113696705 gene encoding uncharacterized protein, producing the protein MQQMTNLLTQVVQQQGQNPNPNPGNPGNHVESEDRAFERFQKFAPPKFLGGPDPDVAERWLEKMVDIFAALHYTEERQERKEDEFIRLRQGAQSVAEYESQFTRLSKFVPELIMTEQRMIRRFVQGLNVEIEKDLAVAQINAFSEAVEKAQQMESARLQVRNFQAKKRGFPRSSSGQGDKSAPPKYGRGAEDGRQTGAGRGAQSRGGPAGRGQGGSF